GTGCATCAAGCCACGGCCATCAATGGCCGCATGCACTGAACGAAAAACAATGCGGGTAAGCCCATCGACGCACGGCACAATCAGCACATCCGCAACGGCCTGGCCTTTCATGGGGTCAAGGCGGGTCTGCAAAAACTCCGTGTGCAGTTCGCTTTGTCCATCCCAGTCACTCAAGGGCAACTTGAACACTTTGGGTGCGATGCCGCTGTCTACCCACCAGGTCCAGCGCAGCAGGCCACGCAAGCGAACCCGTATGGCCGGGTTGGCCTGTGCGGCCTGATCTACTGCCTTTTGAAGGGCAATCGGATCGACATCACCCTGCCCTTCAAGAATGCCGTCCACGTGGTATTTGTACAGGCGATTCAGCACCAGTGAATAGCGTTCAAGTGGCGAAAGCGGGCGAATGTATCGCTTGATCATGCAGACACCTGCACGGCATCGGCCACCGGTTTTTCTTGGAGGCTTTCTTCAGCAGTTTCATAGCGCAAAGTACCCACCACCACGTCGCGCAAAGGTTCGGGTGCCTCGCTGGGTATGTAGTGGCCGCAATCAATCAGCAACAAGGCACGAATGGGCAACAACTTGCGCAATGTATTGGCCACAGGGCGACAAGGCGATTGTTTGCCATACACCAGCGTCACTGGAAGTGTGAGTGCACGCAGGTCATCGGGCGACTCGGCCTGCATATTGCACACATCCTGCACCAGCGAGGTTTCAAAAAACAGTTGTTGGAGCCGGCGTGACAAACGCTCCAACCGGCGCCCGGTCAATTGGCCGATCATGGCGGGTGCGCTGCGCAACCAATCGTCCAAGGCCTGCGGCGACTGCACTTGTTCCAGACTGGGTCGAACCCACTCGCAGGCGGGCATGGGCGCATCCACCAGGATCAACCTTCCCACTCGGTGCTTCACTTTTTTGCCAAATCGCAGGGCAAAGCGCAGTGCAATCAGCGCACCGAGACTGTGGCCAACCAGGTCAACCATTTCCCCATCTGGCACGGTGGCGTCCAGTACACATGCCAAATCCTCGGCTTGGGTGTCCAGGTCATAGCCACTTGCGGGTACTGCGCTGTCACCGTGTCCGCGCAGGTCATACAAAATGACTTGTCGATCTCGGGCCATTTCAAGCGCCGCAACGGAATACCAGGTGGAAATGTTCCCGGTGACTAATCCGTGCAGAAACACGCAAGGGCGTTCCAGTGACTGGGCAGGGCCGAGAGTCATCACGGAAAGACGGACGTTGCCATTCAAGACGGGGATCAATTGCATGGTGTACTCACCTCGGTGTAATTCATCAAACGCTCGATGTGCTGTGCAGCACCCTGCGCCCCTGTGGCTTGGGCAAAATGGGTGGCCAGTTCTTGGGCTGCCTGCCTGTAAACAGGGTTGTCGAGCAGTTCATTCAGTGTGTGCAATGCGGCCGCTGGCGTGACTTTTCCGAACCGGATGGAAATACCCGCACCCGCATCAATCACCTGCCGGGCAATCACGGGTTGATCGTCCCGAATGGGTGCCACACCCAGCGGAATGCCAAAACGCAAGGCTTCGCACACCGTGTTGTGGCCTGCATGGCAAACCACTACATCCATGTGCGGCAACAACTCCATTTGCGGCACAAAGGAGCTGACAATCACGTTGGCCGGGGCCAGTTCAGCCAGACTTTCAGGGGCCACCACAATGGCCTGTACATCCGGCATTTGCGCAAAGGCCTGCAGGAATACTTCAAAAAACCGGGTGTCCCTGTCGCGGCTCACTGTGCCCAATGTCAGCAAGACCTTGCGCGTGCCGGTTTTCAATTTGTCCCACGGAAAGGCAACCGCTGCGCGTCCCTCACCCTGTGTTGGGCCCACAAATGTGTAAGGGGCCGGCAAGCACTGGTTCAGGTTACCCATCAATTTCTGGTTGGAAAATACCAGCACCGCATGCGGTGACAAATCGGGTCGAGCCCGGTGCAACTCAGCAGGCAATAATTCATCCTGAAGGCTGGCAAATTGCGCAGACACCCATTCATCCAGTGTGTCAGACAACTTCAGGATCGATGCGGTCGTGGTCACCAGGCTGACCCAGGGCAAACCTGCTGCCTGGGCTGCCAGCGCCCCTGCAGGCATCTGGTGATCCACGACCAGCATGTCGGGTTTGAAGTCGTCAATGATGTTCAGGATTGGCTTGAAACAGGCCCGTGTCATTGGCACGCAGTAGTCTTCAAAAAACAGGCGAACACTTTCCAGACCACGCACCTTGGTGCTGTCCAGTTCACCAGCCGGGTCGAACTGGCCAATGTCGAAGCAGCGCATGGCCGGGTCCATCCGGTTACCCACGCGGTCCATGTGAACAGCCCAGGCGACCACGTGCCCTTGCGACTGAAGGTGTTTGGCCACCGCCAGTGCCGGGTTCAAGTGGCCCACCAGGGGCGGTGCAGTGAATAGAATGTTTGCCATTGACCTTATTTGGATTCTGTCTGCGTTTCGATGTAATCAACCAATTGACCCACATTCAAACCAATGAGCTCATTGATCGATTTGCCTGAAAGCCAGGCAGCAATATTCAGACGGTCACCATAATGCTGTTGAATCGCATTGGCGATCTTGACGAATTCAATGCTCTCGATTTCCAGGTCTTCGTTGAAGCGGGTCTCAAGATCGATTTCAAAATCATGGATCCAGTCCTCATTGATGGTGGAGCGAATTTTTTCAACAACAAGATTCAAAATCAGGGTTTGGGTCATTTGCTGGAAGCGTTGATGTTCAATGGTGAAATTCCCTTGGGCAATGTCCAGCCCAAGACGTGTTGGGGCAAGCGGTGCGTGATCACCCAAATGCCGCCGATACAAAAATAATCGTCCACACGGGCTTC
The nucleotide sequence above comes from Limnobacter thiooxidans. Encoded proteins:
- a CDS encoding alpha/beta fold hydrolase, producing MQLIPVLNGNVRLSVMTLGPAQSLERPCVFLHGLVTGNISTWYSVAALEMARDRQVILYDLRGHGDSAVPASGYDLDTQAEDLACVLDATVPDGEMVDLVGHSLGALIALRFALRFGKKVKHRVGRLILVDAPMPACEWVRPSLEQVQSPQALDDWLRSAPAMIGQLTGRRLERLSRRLQQLFFETSLVQDVCNMQAESPDDLRALTLPVTLVYGKQSPCRPVANTLRKLLPIRALLLIDCGHYIPSEAPEPLRDVVVGTLRYETAEESLQEKPVADAVQVSA
- a CDS encoding glycosyltransferase, translated to MANILFTAPPLVGHLNPALAVAKHLQSQGHVVAWAVHMDRVGNRMDPAMRCFDIGQFDPAGELDSTKVRGLESVRLFFEDYCVPMTRACFKPILNIIDDFKPDMLVVDHQMPAGALAAQAAGLPWVSLVTTTASILKLSDTLDEWVSAQFASLQDELLPAELHRARPDLSPHAVLVFSNQKLMGNLNQCLPAPYTFVGPTQGEGRAAVAFPWDKLKTGTRKVLLTLGTVSRDRDTRFFEVFLQAFAQMPDVQAIVVAPESLAELAPANVIVSSFVPQMELLPHMDVVVCHAGHNTVCEALRFGIPLGVAPIRDDQPVIARQVIDAGAGISIRFGKVTPAAALHTLNELLDNPVYRQAAQELATHFAQATGAQGAAQHIERLMNYTEVSTPCN
- a CDS encoding acyl carrier protein gives rise to the protein MTQTLILNLVVEKIRSTINEDWIHDFEIDLETRFNEDLEIESIEFVKIANAIQQHYGDRLNIAAWLSGKSINELIGLNVGQLVDYIETQTESK